Part of the Anaerolineales bacterium genome, GAAGTCCATGTCGTGCGAGATCGCGATCAGTGTCTGGCCTTCCTGCCGCTTGCGCGCCAGGTAGGCCGCCAACAGCTGCTGGCTCGGTCCATCCAGCCCGGTCGTCGGCTCGTCAAGGATCACGAACGGAGCCTGCATGGCGTCGGCCGCTGCCAGGGCGACGAACTTGCGCTGGGCGGGGGTCAACTCGTACGGGTGGCGCGCCCGCAGCCCGTCGAGCTGCAAGGCCTGCAGCGATTGGCGGACCCGAGCCTCGATCTCGGTCGCGGGCAGACCGAGGTTGCGCGGGCCGAAGGCGACCTCGGACTGAACGCTGCGCTCGAAGAGCTGGTCATCGGGATTCTGGAAGACGTAGGAGACCCGGCGCGCCAGCTGGGCCGCCGTGTGCTCCCGGGTATCCCAATCGCCGACCCAAACCCGTCCCGCGTCCGGCCGCAGCAGGCCGCACAGCAGCTTGGCGAGGGTGGTCTTGCCGGCGCCGTTCTCTCCAACCAGGGCCAGCCATGTTCCGCCGGACACGACCAGCGATACGCCTCCCAGCGCCCGGGCGCCCCCGGGGTAGGTGAAGGCGGCCGCCTCGAGTTGCAGATTCACCGGAAGTACTCCGTGGCCTGGTCGAGCGTATGCGGCAGCCGCTGGCGCATCGGCATCAGGCCCTGGGCGGCCGCCGCCCGGGCAGCCCGGCTGAAGCGGGTCTCAGCCAGTCCCCAGCTGGCGGCCGCCGGGCTTGACAGCACCTCGGATGGAGGTCCCTCGCTGACCTTGCGGCCCCCCTGAAGCACCAGGCAGCGGTCGGCAATCTGTGCCACCCACTCGAGGCGCTGCTCGGCCAGCACCACCGTCGTCTCCCCGGCGCTCACCAGGCTGCGCAGCAAGGCGAAGATCTGGTGCGTCCCGGCAGGGTCGAGCTGCGAGGTTGGCTCATCGAGGATCATCAACTTGGGGCGAAGGGCCAGCATCGAGGCGATCGCCAGGCGCTGCTGCTGCCCTCCCGAGAGGGCGTACGGCGAGCGGTCCGCCAGGTCCGTAAGGCCGGTGAGCGCCAGACTGCGCTCGATGCGCTCG contains:
- a CDS encoding energy-coupling factor ABC transporter ATP-binding protein, whose protein sequence is MNLQLEAAAFTYPGGARALGGVSLVVSGGTWLALVGENGAGKTTLAKLLCGLLRPDAGRVWVGDWDTREHTAAQLARRVSYVFQNPDDQLFERSVQSEVAFGPRNLGLPATEIEARVRQSLQALQLDGLRARHPYELTPAQRKFVALAAADAMQAPFVILDEPTTGLDGPSQQLLAAYLARKRQEGQTLIAISHDMDFVAENFERVVLLSQGTVLADGPAAQVFGQTDLLAASQLEAPQLARLAAGLGWPTTPLTVEAFVAALAFRLSQEVQG
- a CDS encoding energy-coupling factor ABC transporter ATP-binding protein → MIELRQVSFTYAGEASPALDGLDLAVADGELWAVLGASGAGKSTLCSLLAGFIPHFFRGSLTGRVRVAGIDVPNSSLAVMCEHVGSVFQNPFNQVTGARYTVGEEIGFGLENLGVSRPEMLERIERSLALTGLTDLADRSPYALSGGQQQRLAIASMLALRPKLMILDEPTSQLDPAGTHQIFALLRSLVSAGETTVVLAEQRLEWVAQIADRCLVLQGGRKVSEGPPSEVLSSPAAASWGLAETRFSRAARAAAAQGLMPMRQRLPHTLDQATEYFR